A window of Xyrauchen texanus isolate HMW12.3.18 chromosome 10, RBS_HiC_50CHRs, whole genome shotgun sequence contains these coding sequences:
- the LOC127650777 gene encoding KH domain-containing, RNA-binding, signal transduction-associated protein 1-like produces the protein MEDESKYLPQLLAERDSLDSSFTHAMKLISAEIERVQKGETEKEPESYLDLFTTKNIKLKERVLIPVKQYPKFNFVGKILGPQGNTIKRLQEETGAKISVLGKGSMRDKTMEEGLRKGGEPKYSHLSMELHVFIEVFAPVPEAYMRMAHAMEEIKKFLFPDMMDDICQEQFMEMKFLNGGQEHGGRGRGGPPVRGRGAHPASGAPRGRGMPPRGGVRGGPPRGGAVRGAPAGRGGPPAQSARGAAATRARPAASAPPRMPPPPPSHTQAQETYEEYSYDENYAEAAYEPYDSYYSQPQAEPEYYDYGHGETQEGYESYAQDDWNGTPRAAASGKAPTQRQTKPGFREHPYGRY, from the exons ATGGAGGACGAGAGCAAATATCTCCCGCAGCTGCTGGCGGAGCGAGACAGCCTGGACTCGTCGTTCACACACGCCATGAAACTTATATCCGCAG AAATCGAGAGGGTTCAGAAAGGGGAGACTGAGAAAGAACCTGAAAGCTATCTGGACCTCTtcacaacaaaaaacatcaaactgaagGAAAGGGTTCTTATACCGGTCAAACAGTACCCTAAG TTTAACTTTGTTGGGAAGATCCTTGGACCGCAGGGGAACACCATCAAGAGACTGCAGGAGGAGACTGGTGCTAAGATCTCAGTGCTTGGGAAAGGATCCATGAGGGACAAAACCATG GAGGAAGGCTTGAGGAAAGGTGGAGAGCCAAAGTATTCACATTTGTCCATGGAGCTTCATGTGTTTATTGAGGTTTTTGCTCCTGTTCCTGAGGCATACATGCGCATGGCACACGCCATGGAAGAGATCAAAAAGTTCTTGTTTCCG GACATGATGGATGATATTTGCCAGGAACAGTTCATGGAGATGAAGTTTCTAAATGGGGGTCAGGAACATGGGGGAAGAGGACGAGGAGGTCCACCCGTCAGAGGCCGTGGAGCCCACCCAGCTTCAGGGGCACCCAG GGGTCGTGGTATGCCCCCGCGTGGAGGTGTTCGTGGTGGCCCACCTCGAGGCGGAGCTGTTAGAGGAGCTCCTGCTGGGAGAGGAGGGCCACCAGCCCAGTCTGCCAGAGGAGCTGCTGCTACCCGTGCCCGTCCAGCCGCTTCTGCTCCACCTAggatgccccctcccccaccatcCCACACTCAGGCCCAAGAGACATATGAAGAATAT tcTTATGATGAGAACTATGCAGAGGCAGCCTATGAACCCTACGACAGCTACTACAGTCAGCCGCAGGC AGAACCAGAATACTATGACTATGGACATGGAGAGACACAAGAAGGGTACGAAAGCTACG CTCAAGATGATTGGAACGGAACACCGCGTGCTGCCGCCAGTGGAAAAGCTCCCACTCAGAGACAGACTAAGCCTGGGTTCAGGGAACACCCCTATGgacgatactaa